A window of the Pseudomonas gozinkensis genome harbors these coding sequences:
- the hutH gene encoding histidine ammonia-lyase has translation MSQAEKIVIADAPMRWQDVVAVARHGAQLELSAQTWARIENAQGIVQRIVASGERAYGVNTGLGALCNVSLKDEQLSQLSRNTLLSHACGVGPVLADEQTRAIMCSAIRNYSHGKSGIHRRVVEALLALLNRGITPQVPSQGSVGYLTHMAHIGIALLGVGNVSYRGQVVSAQQALAEEGLQPVQLGAKDGLCLVNGTPCMTGLGCLAIADATRLLQWADVIGAMSFEAQRGQIAAFDAEIIALKPHPGMQQVGVNLRALLDGSEVIATSKGIRTQDALSIRSIPQVHGAARDQLEHAIKQIETELNGCTDNPLLLGTPDDFRVMSQANPHGQSVALAADLLAIAMAEIGSIAERRLDRLINPHVSGLPAFLVANPGVNSGMMIVQYVAASLCAENRQLAQPAVLDNYVTSGLQEDHLSMGTNAALKLHRALENCTQILAIEYLLAAQAFEFLKEQRFGAGTDTAWRLLREKVPAYDQDRWLAPDIAAAASVLKDTDLLHNALPNLH, from the coding sequence ATGTCCCAGGCTGAAAAAATCGTTATCGCCGACGCTCCGATGCGTTGGCAGGATGTGGTCGCAGTCGCCCGTCACGGCGCGCAGCTCGAGCTGTCGGCGCAGACCTGGGCGCGCATTGAAAACGCACAGGGCATCGTCCAGCGCATTGTTGCCAGCGGCGAGCGCGCCTATGGCGTGAACACCGGGCTCGGTGCGCTGTGCAACGTCTCGCTGAAAGACGAACAGCTCAGCCAGCTGTCGCGCAACACTTTGCTCAGCCATGCCTGTGGCGTCGGCCCGGTGCTGGCCGACGAGCAGACCCGGGCAATCATGTGCTCGGCGATCCGCAACTACAGCCACGGCAAATCCGGCATTCATCGTCGGGTGGTCGAAGCGCTGCTGGCACTGCTCAATCGCGGCATCACCCCGCAAGTGCCGTCGCAGGGCTCGGTGGGTTACCTGACCCACATGGCGCACATCGGCATCGCGCTGCTGGGCGTGGGCAATGTCAGCTATCGCGGGCAGGTTGTGTCCGCACAGCAGGCGCTGGCCGAAGAGGGTCTGCAACCGGTGCAGCTCGGGGCGAAGGACGGTCTGTGTCTGGTCAACGGTACGCCGTGCATGACCGGCCTCGGTTGCCTGGCAATTGCCGACGCTACGCGTCTGCTGCAATGGGCCGACGTGATTGGCGCCATGAGCTTCGAAGCCCAGCGCGGCCAGATCGCCGCGTTCGATGCCGAAATCATCGCGCTCAAGCCGCATCCGGGCATGCAGCAGGTCGGCGTCAATCTGCGCGCCTTGCTCGATGGCAGCGAAGTGATTGCGACGAGCAAAGGCATTCGCACCCAAGACGCGCTGAGCATCCGCTCGATCCCGCAGGTGCACGGCGCCGCCCGCGATCAACTGGAACACGCGATCAAACAGATCGAAACCGAACTCAACGGCTGCACCGACAACCCGTTGCTGCTGGGCACGCCGGATGACTTCCGGGTGATGTCCCAGGCCAACCCGCACGGGCAATCGGTGGCGCTGGCGGCGGATCTGCTGGCGATCGCGATGGCCGAAATCGGCTCGATTGCCGAGCGGCGTCTGGATCGTCTGATCAACCCGCACGTCAGCGGTCTGCCGGCGTTTCTGGTGGCCAATCCGGGGGTGAACTCCGGGATGATGATCGTGCAATACGTCGCCGCGTCGCTGTGCGCGGAAAACCGCCAGTTGGCGCAGCCGGCGGTGCTCGACAACTATGTCACCTCGGGCCTGCAGGAAGACCATCTGAGCATGGGCACCAACGCCGCGCTGAAGCTGCACCGCGCGCTGGAAAACTGCACGCAGATCCTCGCCATCGAGTACCTGCTGGCGGCCCAGGCATTTGAATTCCTCAAGGAACAGCGCTTCGGCGCGGGCACCGATACCGCCTGGCGACTGCTGCGCGAAAAAGTCCCGGCCTACGATCAGGACCGCTGGCTGGCGCCGGACATCGCCGCTGCCGCAAGCGTTCTGAAAGACACGGATTTGTTGCACAACGCATTACCGAATCTGCACTGA
- the hutH gene encoding histidine ammonia-lyase, which produces MTALNLIPGQLSLAQLRDVYQNPVKLTLDNSASAQIEASVACVEQILAENRTAYGINTGFGLLASTRIASEDLENLQRSLVLSHAAGVGQPISDELVRLIMVLKVNSLSRGFSGIRRVVIDALIALINAEVYPHIPLKGSVGASGDLAPLAHMSLVLLGEGKARYKGEWMEATEALKVAGLTPLTLAAKEGLALLNGTQVSTAFALRGLFEGEDLFAGALALGGLTVEAVLGSRSPFDARIHAARGQKGQIDAAAAYRDLLGERSEVSDSHQNCEKVQDPYSLRCQPQVMGACLTQFRQAAEVLAVEANAVSDNPLVFAAEGDVISGGNFHAEPVAMAADNMALAIAEIGSLSERRISLMMDKHMSQLPPFLVANGGVNSGFMIAQVTAAALASENKALSHPHSVDSLPTSANQEDHVSMAPAAGKRLWEMAENTRGILAVEWLAAVQGLDLRNGLKTSAKLEQARGILRREVPFYEKDRFFAPDINAATELLASRCLTELVPAKLLPSL; this is translated from the coding sequence ATGACTGCGCTGAATCTGATCCCCGGCCAACTGAGCCTGGCCCAACTGCGTGACGTCTATCAGAACCCGGTCAAGCTGACCCTCGACAACAGCGCCAGCGCGCAGATCGAAGCCAGCGTGGCCTGCGTCGAGCAGATCCTCGCGGAAAACCGCACCGCCTACGGCATCAACACCGGTTTCGGCCTGCTGGCCTCGACCCGCATCGCCAGCGAAGACCTGGAAAACCTCCAGCGCTCGCTGGTGCTGTCCCACGCCGCCGGCGTCGGCCAGCCGATCAGCGACGAGCTGGTGCGTCTGATCATGGTGCTCAAGGTCAACAGCCTCAGCCGTGGTTTCTCCGGTATCCGTCGTGTGGTGATCGATGCGCTGATCGCCCTGATCAACGCCGAGGTTTACCCGCACATTCCGTTGAAAGGCTCGGTCGGTGCCTCCGGTGACCTCGCGCCATTGGCGCACATGTCTCTGGTGCTGCTGGGCGAGGGCAAGGCGCGCTATAAGGGCGAGTGGATGGAAGCGACCGAAGCGCTGAAAGTCGCCGGTCTGACGCCGCTGACGCTGGCCGCCAAAGAAGGTCTGGCGCTGCTCAACGGTACTCAGGTGTCCACCGCATTCGCTTTGCGCGGTCTGTTCGAAGGTGAAGACCTGTTCGCCGGCGCACTGGCGCTGGGTGGTCTGACGGTCGAAGCGGTGCTCGGCTCGCGTTCGCCGTTCGACGCACGTATCCATGCCGCCCGTGGCCAGAAAGGCCAGATCGACGCCGCTGCCGCTTACCGCGATCTGCTGGGCGAGCGCAGCGAAGTCTCCGACTCGCACCAGAACTGCGAAAAGGTTCAGGACCCGTACTCGCTGCGTTGCCAGCCGCAAGTCATGGGGGCGTGCCTGACCCAGTTCCGTCAGGCTGCCGAAGTGCTGGCTGTCGAAGCCAACGCCGTATCCGACAACCCGCTGGTGTTCGCGGCCGAAGGCGACGTGATTTCCGGCGGCAACTTCCACGCCGAACCGGTGGCCATGGCCGCTGACAACATGGCCCTGGCCATTGCTGAAATCGGTTCCCTGAGCGAGCGTCGTATCTCGCTGATGATGGACAAGCACATGTCGCAACTGCCGCCGTTCCTGGTGGCTAACGGTGGCGTGAACTCCGGCTTCATGATCGCCCAGGTGACCGCTGCGGCCCTGGCCAGCGAAAACAAGGCGCTGTCCCATCCGCATTCGGTGGACAGCCTGCCGACCTCCGCCAACCAGGAAGACCATGTTTCGATGGCCCCGGCTGCCGGCAAGCGCCTGTGGGAAATGGCCGAGAACACCCGCGGGATTCTCGCGGTGGAATGGCTGGCGGCGGTGCAGGGTCTGGACCTGCGCAACGGCCTGAAGACCTCGGCCAAACTGGAACAGGCCCGAGGGATTCTGCGTCGCGAAGTGCCGTTCTACGAGAAGGACCGCTTCTTCGCGCCGGACATCAATGCCGCGACCGAACTGCTGGCTTCGCGGTGCCTGACCGAACTGGTTCCAGCCAAGCTTTTGCCTAGCCTGTAA
- the hutI gene encoding imidazolonepropionase: MKTLWQHCHVATMAQGVYSIIEDAAIVTSGALIEWIGPRSQLPSGEYPAVNDLQGAWVTPGLIDCHTHTVFGGNRSGEFEQRLQGVSYAEIAAAGGGIASTVRATREASEDELFASAAKRLKSLMRDGVTTVEMKSGYGLDLASERKILRVIRRLAAELPISVRSTCLAAHALPPEYKDRADDYIDHICAEMLPALAAEGLVDAVDAFCEYLAFSPEQVERVFIAAQKLGLPVKLHAEQLSSLHGSSLAARYHALSADHLEFMDEADAIAMAESDTVAVLLPGAFYFLRETQLPPMEALRKHKVKIAIASDLNPGTSPALSLRLMLNMACTCFRMTPEEALAGATIHAAQALGMAESHGSLEAGKVADFVAWQIDRPADLAYWLGGELDKRVVRHGVESSL, from the coding sequence ATGAAAACCCTCTGGCAACACTGCCACGTCGCAACCATGGCGCAAGGCGTCTACTCGATCATCGAGGATGCGGCCATCGTGACGTCCGGTGCACTCATCGAGTGGATCGGCCCGCGCAGCCAATTGCCGTCAGGCGAATACCCGGCGGTCAATGACCTGCAAGGCGCGTGGGTCACTCCCGGCCTGATCGACTGCCACACCCACACCGTGTTCGGCGGCAACCGCAGCGGCGAATTCGAGCAGCGCCTGCAAGGCGTCAGCTACGCCGAGATCGCCGCAGCAGGCGGCGGCATCGCCAGCACCGTGCGTGCCACCCGCGAAGCCTCGGAAGACGAACTGTTCGCCAGCGCCGCCAAGCGCTTGAAAAGCCTGATGCGCGACGGCGTGACCACGGTCGAAATGAAGTCCGGCTACGGCCTTGATCTGGCCAGCGAACGCAAGATTCTGCGGGTCATCCGCCGTCTCGCCGCCGAACTGCCGATCAGCGTGCGCAGCACCTGTCTTGCCGCCCACGCGCTGCCGCCGGAATACAAGGATCGCGCCGACGACTACATCGATCACATCTGCGCCGAAATGCTGCCAGCCCTGGCTGCCGAAGGGCTGGTGGATGCAGTCGATGCGTTCTGCGAATACCTGGCGTTCTCCCCGGAACAGGTCGAGCGAGTGTTCATCGCCGCGCAAAAACTCGGCCTGCCGGTGAAACTGCACGCCGAGCAATTGTCGTCGCTGCACGGCTCCAGCCTCGCTGCGCGCTATCACGCGTTGTCCGCCGATCACCTGGAGTTCATGGACGAAGCCGACGCCATCGCCATGGCCGAATCCGACACCGTCGCGGTGCTGCTGCCGGGCGCGTTCTACTTCCTGCGCGAAACCCAGTTGCCGCCGATGGAAGCCCTGCGCAAACACAAAGTGAAAATCGCCATCGCCAGCGACCTCAACCCCGGCACCTCGCCGGCGCTGTCGTTGCGCCTGATGCTGAACATGGCCTGCACCTGTTTCCGCATGACCCCGGAAGAAGCTTTGGCCGGCGCCACGATTCATGCGGCGCAAGCCTTGGGCATGGCCGAGTCCCACGGCTCGCTGGAAGCCGGCAAGGTCGCGGATTTTGTTGCCTGGCAGATCGACCGGCCGGCGGATCTGGCGTACTGGCTGGGTGGTGAACTGGATAAACGCGTCGTGCGTCACGGCGTCGAATCAAGTCTGTAG
- the hutG gene encoding N-formylglutamate deformylase, whose product MDKVLNFKQGRVPLLISMPHAGVRLTPAVEAGLIPDAKSLPDTDWHIPQLYDFAAELGASTLAAEYSRFVIDLNRPSDDKPLYAGATTGLYPATLFDGIPLFKDGQEPSKEERATYLEQIWTPYHRTLREELARLKAEFGYALLFDAHSIRSIIPHLFDGKLPDFNLGTFNGASCDPQLATQLEAICARHADYSHVLNGRFKGGHITRHYGNPAGNIHAVQLELGQCTYMEEFEPFRYRADLAEPTRVVLKELLQGLLVWGKSHYNA is encoded by the coding sequence GTGGATAAGGTTCTGAACTTCAAACAAGGTCGCGTGCCGCTGCTGATCAGCATGCCCCACGCCGGTGTGCGCCTGACCCCGGCGGTCGAGGCCGGGTTGATCCCGGACGCGAAAAGCCTGCCGGACACCGACTGGCACATTCCGCAGCTCTACGACTTCGCCGCCGAACTGGGCGCCAGCACCCTGGCGGCCGAATACTCGCGGTTTGTCATCGACCTGAATCGGCCGTCCGACGACAAGCCGTTGTATGCCGGCGCCACCACCGGTCTGTACCCGGCGACGCTGTTCGATGGCATTCCGTTGTTCAAGGACGGGCAGGAGCCGTCGAAAGAAGAGCGTGCGACGTACCTGGAGCAGATCTGGACGCCGTACCACCGCACCTTGCGGGAAGAGCTGGCGCGGCTGAAGGCCGAGTTCGGTTACGCGCTGCTGTTCGATGCGCATTCGATCCGCTCGATCATCCCGCACCTGTTCGACGGCAAGCTGCCGGACTTCAACCTCGGCACCTTCAACGGCGCCAGTTGCGACCCGCAACTGGCCACACAACTGGAAGCGATCTGCGCCCGCCACGCCGATTACAGCCATGTGCTGAACGGACGCTTCAAGGGCGGCCATATCACCCGTCACTACGGCAACCCGGCCGGGAACATCCACGCCGTGCAACTGGAGCTGGGCCAGTGCACCTACATGGAAGAGTTCGAACCGTTCCGCTACCGCGCCGATCTGGCGGAGCCGACGCGGGTGGTGTTGAAGGAACTGCTGCAAGGGCTGCTCGTCTGGGGCAAATCCCACTACAACGCGTAA
- a CDS encoding choline ABC transporter substrate-binding protein, which produces MKKLFTRCALILTGSALLSAGAMASDDASCKTVRMGVVNWTDVIATSGMADVLLNGLGYESKQTSAVQQIIFAGIRDKRLDIFLGYWKPAMDKNIAPFLAANQVKVMDKPSLADAQATLAVPDYVAAAGLKTFGDIAKFKDQLGGKIYGIEPGSGANTTIKTMIETNHFGLKDFKIIESGEAGMLAAVQRAVNRKEFVVFVGWTPHPMNINMKITYLTGSEDVYGPNEGAATVSTVTAPDYAERCPNVHQLLENLTFTAAQESQLMVPIMERKTPQDVAKTWLREHPEDLQRWLAGVSSFDGKDGVATVQASLKN; this is translated from the coding sequence ATGAAAAAACTGTTCACTCGTTGTGCGTTAATCCTTACCGGCAGTGCGCTGCTCAGCGCCGGCGCCATGGCTTCCGACGATGCATCCTGCAAAACCGTGCGCATGGGCGTGGTCAACTGGACCGACGTGATCGCCACCAGCGGCATGGCCGACGTGCTGCTCAACGGCCTCGGCTACGAAAGCAAACAGACCAGCGCCGTGCAGCAAATCATCTTCGCCGGTATCCGCGACAAGCGCCTCGATATCTTCCTCGGCTACTGGAAGCCGGCGATGGACAAGAACATCGCGCCGTTCCTCGCCGCCAATCAGGTCAAGGTCATGGACAAGCCCAGCCTGGCCGACGCCCAGGCGACTCTGGCGGTTCCGGACTACGTGGCGGCGGCAGGGCTGAAAACCTTTGGCGACATCGCGAAATTCAAGGATCAGCTCGGTGGCAAGATTTACGGCATCGAGCCCGGTAGCGGCGCCAACACCACGATCAAGACGATGATCGAAACCAACCATTTCGGTCTGAAGGATTTCAAGATCATCGAATCCGGTGAGGCCGGCATGCTCGCCGCCGTGCAGCGGGCGGTGAACCGCAAGGAATTCGTGGTGTTCGTCGGCTGGACCCCGCACCCGATGAATATCAACATGAAGATCACCTACCTGACCGGCAGCGAAGACGTCTACGGCCCGAACGAAGGTGCCGCCACCGTTTCCACCGTCACCGCGCCGGACTACGCCGAGCGCTGCCCGAACGTCCATCAACTGCTGGAAAACCTGACGTTCACCGCCGCCCAGGAAAGCCAGTTGATGGTGCCGATCATGGAGCGCAAGACACCGCAGGACGTGGCGAAAACCTGGCTGCGTGAACATCCGGAAGATCTGCAGCGTTGGCTGGCGGGTGTCAGCAGTTTTGACGGCAAGGACGGCGTGGCCACGGTCCAGGCCAGCCTGAAAAACTGA